GCTCAAGtgataagataaataaaaattcaattcaaatgcatatatttaaatatttagtttaaaaaattatttcaaacgtaaaaatggaaaataaagaaaataaagaaatagctGTAAAGTTAATTGTAGTTTTATTAAGGTTGataaatacaaattcaaatagCCTCCAAAAAATTCTCCTATAGTTTATGACCCACATCCTGGTTGTAGCACTTTGATGTGTGTGTTTGAAACCTACAATAATGCACTCACCGTATGAAACATCCCCTTTTGCGTTATGGTTCCACAAACAAAGGGAGTCGCGCTCCATCGTTCGTTTTGGTCCTTTGAATGAATAAAGCCCTCGAAATCAAAGCTTCGGTTATTTTTGGAAACATCGGATTGTATATATTTACTCATACTCTCACTTGAGTTTTTCATATACTGTGTTCTACTATTTTACTAAAtaaccaaacaaaataaaatacaatacaatactTAACCCCAATTATTCTTTTGggaaacagaaagaaaaagagtCGTAATTGTTATAAATAAGACGTCAAAAGTGTAGCATCCTTTTGATGTAAACAACCCTACGGGGATTTACTGTGAACAAAGAAGAGCCACTGGAGATTAAGAAGAATACAAGAGGATACAAAGGCTAATATAACtgtgttgggtttttttttcttcgaggaggaaaagaaaagagaaaagatggTGGACATAGACGACACCTTGCAGGAGATCAAGAACGAGAACGTCGATCttgtaaggaaaaaaaaaacacatgattttatctttgtttttttcactttttgttTGATGGttagtttgtgtttttttatgtCTTAGGTTTTTAGGGTACATATTGAGATGACACGATTGTTATGTTAGCAGTCATTGCAATGCAAACACCAgattcaattttacttttatgttgCTTGGCCACCTACTGAATTTGTTTGATAGCTGATACTTATTATATGAATCGTTTCCCAAGCTGACGATGGCTCCCTTTGCCAGTTTGAATgaagcattttaaaaaaaataaaatttaaagattgtTTGATTGTTTGATGATAGAATTGATAATTTTGGTGTGTGTGTGTGGGGGGGGGGTTGTAGGAGCGTATACCCGTTGAAGAAGTATTTCTGCAGTTGAAATGCACCAAGGAAGGGTTGACAACCGAGGAGGGGCTGAAGAGACTGCAAATCTTTGGCCCAAACAAACTCGAAGAGAAGAGTGTAAATATTTGCTAATCTCACTCCCACTGTTTCCTCATTTTCTGTTATTATATATAACGAGGAGAGAAGCTGATTAGGGTTGAACGAATTTTAAACAGGAAAGCAAGGTTTTGAAGTTCTTGGGATTTATGTGGAATCCTTTATCATGGGTGATGGAGATTGCAGCAATTATGGCCATTGCTTTGGCCAATGGAGGAGTATTAATCCTTCTCTTTCATCACGCTTTCTTGCTATACTTGCATCGCAATTAGgtaaaccattttttttaactggataaaccaaaatgcaGGGCAAGCCCCCAGATTGGCAAGATTTCGTTGGTATCACGGTTTTGCTTATTATCAACTCCACTATCAGTTTCATTGAAGAAAACAATGCAGGCAATGCAGCAGCGGCACTTATGGCCGGTCTTGCTCCCAAAACCAAGGTGCTTTATATGAGACATCAATAATTGGCCAACAGAAACAATACATGCATACGTGATAGTAGAAAACTGATGTTTCCTTTGCATGTTTgaataattgattaattaataggTCCTAAGAGATGGAAAATGGTGCGAGCAAGAAGCTGCGATTTTGGTACCAGGAGATATCATCAGCATCAAGTTGGGAGATATCATCCCAGCAGATGCACGTCTCCTAGAGGGCGATGCGCTCAAGGTTGATCAATCTGCCTTAACTGGTGAGTCTTTGCCGGTAAACAAGAACCCCGGTGATGGGGTTTACTCGGGTTCTACCGTCAAGCAAGGTGAGCTCGAGGCCGTTGTTATCGCTACTGGTGTTCACACCTTCTTTGGTAAAGCAGCTCACCTGGTCGATAGCACCAACAACGTAGGCCACTTCCAGAAGGTAATCTCACAAGCTTATGACAAGCATCATTTGTGGTATATTCTTAACTTGTATCTGATGTGTGCACTGGGATGGGAACTGATTGATCAGGTGCTGACCGCAATTGGGAACTTCTGCATATGCTCAATTGCAGTAGGCATGCTAGTTGAGATTGTGGTGATGTATCCGATCCAGCGTCGAAAGTATAGAGATGGAATTGATAATCTCTTGGTGCTTCTCATCGGAGGGATTCCTATCGCCATGCCAACAGTTTTGTCGGTGACAATGGCTATCGGGTCTCACCGGCTTTCTCAACAAGGAGCTATTACAAAGAGAATGACAGCCATCGAGGAAATGGCAGGAATGGATGTACTCTGCAGTGACAAGACTGGGACACTTACTCTAAACAAGCTTACTGTAGACAAGAGCATGGTTGAGGTTGGTCCATGAATTGGGTTCAACAGGCAGCCGTTAACATACCTTCAACTATGAGAGTCAAATCGTGTATTGTAGAAACCATAACTCATTGATCATGCAACTGAAATTTCAGGTATTCACAAAGGATGTTGACAAGGAAATGCTTCTGTTACTCGCGGCAAGGGCCTCAAGGGTTGAAAATCAAGATGCTATTGATGCCTGCATTGTTGGAATGCTAGGTGACCCCAAGGAGGTGAACTCTTCTTGCTTGTGCTTCTCAATCCATTTCCATTATTTTCTCATCCACTTCATCTTATGCAAATAAATCTTACATTTAATATTTGGTTTACAGGCAAGAGAGGGTATCACAGAGGTCCATTTCTTCCCTTTTAACCCAGTTGACAAGCGTACAGCCATGACATACATCGAGTCCGATGGCAGTTGGCATCGAGTCAGCAAAGGTGCACCAGAGCAGGTAAAATATCAGCAGGAGCTTTATAccacatttttcttttcctggCAGTGTTTTTTGCTTCTTATTTTTACCTGAAATCTCTATCAGATCATTTCTCTCTGCGACCTTCGAGATGATGTGAAGAAGAAGGCTCATgatattattgataaatttgCTGATCGTGGACTTCGTTCTCTTGGTGTGGCTAGACAAGTGAGTTTGCAACCCATTTTTCTTGATAGCTATGCTTTCTTTTAAGAAGCAAATGGAAGAAAAGCTTATTGTGGAATAAActtaattgtatttttagaCTGTTCCTGAGAAAACCAAGGACAGCCCGGGGAGTCCATGGGAATTTGTGGGCCTTTTACCTCTTTTTGATCCTCCTAGACACGACAGCGCGGAGACGATTCGTCGCGCACTCCATCTTGGTGTGAATGTCAAGATGATTACCGGTGATCAGTTGGCCATTGGTAAGGAAACCGGTAGGAGGCTGGGCATGGGAACCAACATGTATCCATCATCTGCTCTCCTGGGCCACAATAAAGATGAAAAAGTTGACACAATCGATGTGGATGAGCTTATTGAAAAGGCTGATGGCTTTGCAGGAGTTTTCCCAGGTAACCGAGTTGATATATTTGGTAGCTAGTGTTGTAGCTATCATGTTGTCCTAACTCCTAACTAATGAACTACCATTCAGAGCACAAATATGAGATTGTGAAGAGGCTACAAGAAAGGAACCACATTTGTGGCATGACTGGAGATGGAGTGAATGATGCACCAGCCCTTAAGAAGGCAGACATTGGAATTGCTGTGGATGACGCAACCGATGCAGCTCGAAGTGCATCGGATATAGTATTAACAGAGCCTGGACTAAGTGTGATTGTTAGTGCTGTTCTAACAAGCAGAGCCATTTTTCAGAGAATGAAAAACTATACCATCTATGCCGTTTCCATCACTATCCGTATCGTGCTGGGTTTCATGCTCCTTGCTCTTATTTGGAAGTTCGATTTCTCCCCCTTCATGGTTTTGATCATTGCTATACTCAATGACGGAACTATTATGACCATCTCCAAGGACAGGGTTAAGCCATCTCCTATGCCTGACTCATGGAAGCTCAAGGAGATCTTTGCCACCGGCATTGTTCTCGGAACCTACCTTGCTTGCATGACTGTTGTTTTCTTCTGGGCTGCTAACGATTCCGACTTCTTTTCggtaaaataaaaaggaaacaCTCTTTACATTCTCCTTAAGAACCATACTTATGAAGCATGAACCACAAAGCATGTTGATCCATAATTGCAGGATAAGTTTGGGGTAAAATCCATCCGGTACAGTCAAGATGAGCTTACAGCCGCTGTGTATCTCCAAGTGAGTATTGTGAGTCAGGCACTCATCTTTGTGACTCGTTCTCGGAGCTGGTCTTTTATCGAACGTCCCGGTCTCCTTCTAGTGGTTGCCTTCATTCTAGCACAACTGGTGAGTTGGTGtaaaatttcacatcaattgCAGAATTTGATATACAAAAGAACaacttatatttcattttttggtGTGTTGTTCAACTTTGTAAGGTGGCTACTGTCCTTGCCGTTTATGCAAACTGGGGATTCGCTAGAATTAAAGGCATCGGGTGGCCTTGGGCTGGTGTTATTTGGCTCTACAGTATAGTTTTCTACATCCCACTTGATGTTCTCAAGTTCTTAATCCGGTATGCCTTAAGTGGAAAGGCCTGGGATAATCTCCTTCAGAATAAGGTATGCAAATCATTATCCTTGAATGACAACTGAAACAATGCTCTGTTTCTCACTTCTTGATATTCACACTTACATATTGCACACAGACTGCTTTCACAACAAAGAAGGATTATGGAAGGGAAGAGAGGGAGGCACAATGGGCCACGGCGCAACGAACCCTTCATGGATTGCAGGCTCCCGGAGCTGAAGAAATCTTGAATGAGAAGAGCAGCTACCGAGAGTTATCGGAGATCGCCGAACAAGCCAAGAAGCGTGCTGAAGTTGCAAGGTATAATATGATATGATCACTGGTGATTGTGAATATGTTCGTTGTTTCACTTGTTTTATTTCATGAGATGAACATGTTATGTATGGTTTACCAGGTTGAGGGAGCTTCATACCCTGAAAGGGCATGTTGACTCAGTTGTGAAACTCAAAGGACTTGACATTGAGACCATCAACCAAAACTACACTGTATGAGAAATGCAGGGCTGAACATTGCAAATTAGCGatatccaatttttttttctttattagtTGTTTCTGTAATAACAGAGTGGCAATATAAAACACAGGCTTCATTTAGCTGGTTCTTGTTGTCCGTATCAAtgtaataaagaaaattttttcttCCATTTAATGATTGAAGGAATCTTTCATTAATTCCGTATAGATTTCCTTGTTTCTTTTCTAGCTTTTTGGTTGTCATATAAGCACTTTTCAAGTTCGTATATCTCTTCTTTTCGGCCTGAAGAAACAAAACTTTAATGGAACCCTAACACCATTAACTAATGAATAATCGAAACGAGTTCATATGAACAAGCAAAGCCATTTGACCAATATGTTTTGCTGCTTGATATGACAGAAAAAAATATTCACGGTCATATATAGACTCATGatataaattcatgaattaaaaaattaagttaagacttgtgaattgaatcgtatattattaaatttgttatcggtgtaataaaaaaacaaattgatatatatatatatatatatatatattttattttttattttttttgaaattttgaatattagaCTTCTATCAAGTTCctcaaaattcaataatattctagaaaaaattcaataatattctagaaaaagtataatttatataatagaaaaggagaaaaaatatGTACAATGGAAAACTATAGAAATTACAATACacttagaaaaattataaagcaATTTGAGCGTTTTATGTTTATCAAGCAGATATAGAGGGAATCTTCAACaagaatatatacatatattcttcTTTCAAAAGGTAAGAACATATATGTATGCGTGTGAGATTTCCCTATTCTTCAGTTTCAGTAATGCTTGCTAGACTTGGTTGCCATTGGTCAAATGATGTGCGTCTCTTGGGTGACCCTTTTGCATGGCCTCTGGCTCTCTTCCTCGTATGCAGCCTTGTCTGATCATCATGATCAGCTGATACCACGTTTCCAGGCGATCTGGTTTTCTCAGCAGAATCATCACCATCACAGGCTTTATGATGATCGTGACTGCTCTTAGCACCTGTCATCAAGCAAGCGAAGCAACTTTTGTCATCGAAACATGACCCATCCTCCTTCTCCATACCTTTGGGAACACCTTTTTCTGCACTAGAATCTGCACTCGAATCTTCATCCTCAAAACTATGGCTCAGGCTGGAATATGgaattttattattcttgttcGTAAAGAACCAACACCTAGTACTGGAATCATCGTTGACAGGATCCTGTGATTCCTCGCTTTGCTGGTATTTGCTTCTTGTTGGTGTAGGACTAGGCGAATACTTGTTGGAGAGTCGTTGAAGCTTTCGGATAGTGCTTATAGGCACCACATAGAACTTTTGACCCAGCATTAGCTCAGTCTCAGGTGCAACAATGGCGCATGGTTGCTGGAAAACATGTGGGTAAGCCACCACACATCTTGGGTTCCGGTAGATTATCTCCGCCGCAAGGATAGGCCGGTCATGGAGCTCCACGTGACCTCCTGGATGAACAATCTTCACAAAGAGGTTCTT
This sequence is a window from Gossypium raimondii isolate GPD5lz chromosome 5, ASM2569854v1, whole genome shotgun sequence. Protein-coding genes within it:
- the LOC105767768 gene encoding ATPase 9, plasma membrane-type isoform X2 — encoded protein: MVDIDDTLQEIKNENVDLERIPVEEVFLQLKCTKEGLTTEEGLKRLQIFGPNKLEEKSESKVLKFLGFMWNPLSWVMEIAAIMAIALANGGGKPPDWQDFVGITVLLIINSTISFIEENNAGNAAAALMAGLAPKTKVLRDGKWCEQEAAILVPGDIISIKLGDIIPADARLLEGDALKVDQSALTGESLPVNKNPGDGVYSGSTVKQGELEAVVIATGVHTFFGKAAHLVDSTNNVGHFQKVLTAIGNFCICSIAVGMLVEIVVMYPIQRRKYRDGIDNLLVLLIGGIPIAMPTVLSVTMAIGSHRLSQQGAITKRMTAIEEMAGMDVLCSDKTGTLTLNKLTVDKSMVEVFTKDVDKEMLLLLAARASRVENQDAIDACIVGMLGDPKEAREGITEVHFFPFNPVDKRTAMTYIESDGSWHRVSKGAPEQIISLCDLRDDVKKKAHDIIDKFADRGLRSLGVARQTVPEKTKDSPGSPWEFVGLLPLFDPPRHDSAETIRRALHLGVNVKMITGDQLAIGKETGRRLGMGTNMYPSSALLGHNKDEKVDTIDVDELIEKADGFAGVFPEHKYEIVKRLQERNHICGMTGDGVNDAPALKKADIGIAVDDATDAARSASDIVLTEPGLSVIVSAVLTSRAIFQRMKNYTIYAVSITIRIVLGFMLLALIWKFDFSPFMVLIIAILNDGTIMTISKDRVKPSPMPDSWKLKEIFATGIVLGTYLACMTVVFFWAANDSDFFSDKFGVKSIRYSQDELTAAVYLQVSIVSQALIFVTRSRSWSFIERPGLLLVVAFILAQLVATVLAVYANWGFARIKGIGWPWAGVIWLYSIVFYIPLDVLKFLIRYALSGKAWDNLLQNKTAFTTKKDYGREEREAQWATAQRTLHGLQAPGAEEILNEKSSYRELSEIAEQAKKRAEVARLRELHTLKGHVDSVVKLKGLDIETINQNYTV
- the LOC105767768 gene encoding ATPase 9, plasma membrane-type isoform X1; translated protein: MVDIDDTLQEIKNENVDLERIPVEEVFLQLKCTKEGLTTEEGLKRLQIFGPNKLEEKSESKVLKFLGFMWNPLSWVMEIAAIMAIALANGGGKPPDWQDFVGITVLLIINSTISFIEENNAGNAAAALMAGLAPKTKVLRDGKWCEQEAAILVPGDIISIKLGDIIPADARLLEGDALKVDQSALTGESLPVNKNPGDGVYSGSTVKQGELEAVVIATGVHTFFGKAAHLVDSTNNVGHFQKVISQAYDKHHLWYILNLYLMCALGWELIDQVLTAIGNFCICSIAVGMLVEIVVMYPIQRRKYRDGIDNLLVLLIGGIPIAMPTVLSVTMAIGSHRLSQQGAITKRMTAIEEMAGMDVLCSDKTGTLTLNKLTVDKSMVEVFTKDVDKEMLLLLAARASRVENQDAIDACIVGMLGDPKEAREGITEVHFFPFNPVDKRTAMTYIESDGSWHRVSKGAPEQIISLCDLRDDVKKKAHDIIDKFADRGLRSLGVARQTVPEKTKDSPGSPWEFVGLLPLFDPPRHDSAETIRRALHLGVNVKMITGDQLAIGKETGRRLGMGTNMYPSSALLGHNKDEKVDTIDVDELIEKADGFAGVFPEHKYEIVKRLQERNHICGMTGDGVNDAPALKKADIGIAVDDATDAARSASDIVLTEPGLSVIVSAVLTSRAIFQRMKNYTIYAVSITIRIVLGFMLLALIWKFDFSPFMVLIIAILNDGTIMTISKDRVKPSPMPDSWKLKEIFATGIVLGTYLACMTVVFFWAANDSDFFSDKFGVKSIRYSQDELTAAVYLQVSIVSQALIFVTRSRSWSFIERPGLLLVVAFILAQLVATVLAVYANWGFARIKGIGWPWAGVIWLYSIVFYIPLDVLKFLIRYALSGKAWDNLLQNKTAFTTKKDYGREEREAQWATAQRTLHGLQAPGAEEILNEKSSYRELSEIAEQAKKRAEVARLRELHTLKGHVDSVVKLKGLDIETINQNYTV